The Persephonella sp. KM09-Lau-8 nucleotide sequence GATAAATGTTCTGGGTCCTGTTCAGGGAGAAACCAAAGAAAATGTTGTTGTGTATGAAGATGTGATAGAAAATAAAGATGTGATTAACTTCCTGTCTAAAACAAAAATATCTTTACTATCCCACCCAACATTTATAACAACCGGACTTGCCTATTCTGTGTTTGCTTCTGTGGGAGCCAATACACTTACAATGGTTGAGGAAAGACTTGCATCAAAATCATTCCTTGTTGATGGTCAGGACTTAATTACATATCACCCTATTGATAGTGTCGAGATAGAAGGGAAAATCGCATACTATCTAGAAGATGCACCTCAAGAAAGGGAAGAAATTGCAAAACACGGCAGGGATAATGTGTTCCAGAATCATACTATTCTCCACAGGGGAGAATTCCTTGCTAATATGCTAAACGATATAATAAAACAGGCTTCAGGTGTTGAAGAAAATAACGGTCAGAAAACTGAAGACAAACAGGAAGGTCAGTAAGCTGCCCTGACCTTCCTCAGATGTTCTCTGTATGTTTTAGAGAAAGAATGCCTTTTTCCATCGCTGGAAAAGAAATATAGATAATCTGTCTTTTCATAATTGATTACAGCCTTTAAACTCTCCAGTGAAAAGCTACATATCGGGGTAGGAGGAAGTCCTTTATACAGATAAGTATTATAAGGTGAATCTATTTTCATATTTTTTCTGGTAAGGTCTCCATGCCATTGATTTTTAAGTTTCAGGGCATAGATAATTGTCGGGTCAATTTGGAGTTTCATTCCTTTTTTAAGCCTGTTTATTATAATCCCTGCTATTATAGGCTTTTCTTCTGGAATAGCTGTTTCTTTTTCTACCATTGAGGCAATAATCATAACTTGATAAGGTGTTAAATCTTCTACCGGTTTTAAAATAGGTTTATATCTTTTTTTAAAATTCCTTAAAAATGTTTCAATTATATTTCTGAGGGTAAAATCTTTTCTGAAATAATAAGTATCGGGCGGAAAGTATCCCTCAAATGATTTTCCTTCAAGGCCATACCATTTGACATTTTTAGGGTCAAAAACATATTTATAAAAATTCTCTTTTTGGACAAATCCTGCTTTTTCCAGTTTTTGTCCAATATCTATCAAATCCTCACCTGGAATAATGGTAAACTTTATTAATTTTTCTTTGCCAGAATAAAGGATTTCCCAGACCTGAGGAATATTAAGCTTTCCCTTGAACATATAAAAGCCATATTTTAAAGGTTTGTTTTTGTATCTGGCATAAAGGATAAATAAATCTTTGTTTTTTATGACCCCTGATTTTTCTAATTTTTCAGCAATATCCTTTATACTTTCTCCTTTGTGTATTTTCACAAAAACAGGTTTTGAAAGTTGATTATATGAGTTAATCTTTGATAAGAAGACATAGTAAGAAATTCCAGATACAGCAAAGATTATCAAAAATAAAGCAACAAAAAAATAGACAATTTTTTTCATCTAAATATTTAAACTATCAAGATATGTTTTTAAGATATAAACGGCGGATACGCTGTCCAGTTTTTGCTTCCTTTTGGATTTTTTGGTGGTTTCTCTGAGCTGTCTTTCAGCCAATGTTGTTGTAAATCTCTCATCAACGAATTTTATGGGAATGTCAGGGATTTCCTGCTTTAGTTTTTCTGCAAATTCTTTTGTTTTTTGTGCCTGTTCCCCTTCTTCCCCTTTTAGTGTTAAAGGAAGGCCAATAACTATTGTTCCGATGTCATACTCTTTGACTAATTCTTTAATCTTTTCAAATACTTTTTCATCATTTTGAATAATAGGAAGGGGATTTGCAGATATACCAAAGGGGTCGCTGTAAGCAACCCCTATTCTTTTATTTCCAACATCAAGGGCTAAAACCCGTTTGTTCATGCTTCGGCTGCTTCCTGACAGTTATCACATCTGGATGATACGCCGGTAAGTTTATAAAGTGGGCAAAATCCAATTATTGCTGTAAACATAAGAACAAGTCCTACAACCTCTCCTATAATCCAGACGCCACCTTTTTCTATACCAAGCCATACAAGTATTGCACCAATCAGAACTCTGATTAAAGCATCCCACAAGCCTATCATTTTGCTACCCTCCAGGATTTATATTAAACATTTACTTCTGCTTTTGTTCCTACAACTTCCTCAGGATGTGCAATTCTTCCTAATACTGCTGATGCTGCAGCTACTGCCGGACCTGCCAGATATACTTCACTGTTTGGATGTCCCATTCTTCCAGTAAAGTTTCTGTTAGATGTTGATACACAAACCTCTCCTTCAGCAAGAATACCCATATGTCCTCCAAGGCATGGACCACAGGTAGAAGTGCTTATCAGACATCCTGCATCTGCAAGAATTTCAAGGAGCCCTTCGTGTAATGCCTGTTTGTATGTTCTATCTGATGCAGGAATTACGATACATCTGACATCTGGATGAACTTTTCTTCCTTTAAGTATCTGTGCAGCAATTCTCAGGTCTGTTATTCTTCCGTTTGTGCAAGAACCGATGAAAACCTGATTAATTGGTTTTCCTGCAACTTCTGAAACAGGTTTTACATTTGATGGAAGGTTTGGAGCTGCAACCACAGGTTCTATTTTAGAAGCATCAAATTCATACTCACAGCAGTATTTTGCATCAGGGTCAGCTTTTATCATTCTGAGAGGTTTTTTGGTTTTGTCTTTCAGCCATTCTAAAACTTTTTCATCAGCTTCCATTATCGCATTTTTTCCACCTGCTTCAATTGCCATATTTGTTATTGTAAGTCTTTCTTCTACAGGCAGGTCTTTTATAGCTTCTCCATGATATTCCATAGCCCTGTATAGAGCACCATCAACACCGATTTTTCCAATTACTGTAAGGACAAAATCCTTTCCACCCACCCATTTCTGTCTTTTTCCGTAGAATGTGAATTTCATAGTTTCAGGAACTTTAAGCCATGTTTCACCTGTTGCAAATATATATGCAATATCTGTTGAGCCTACTCCTGTAGAAAATGCTCCAAGAGCTCCGTATGTGCAGGTATGGGAGTCAGCTCCCATTACTAAATCTCCAGGGGCAATAAATCCTTTTTCTGGAAGGATTGTGTGCATAACTCCAGAGTCCTGCCCTTCAAAATAGTTTTTTATTCCCATTTTTTTAGCAAAATCTCTGGAGATTTTTATCTGCTGAGCTGAAAGGATATCTTTTGGTGGGAAGAAGTGGTCCATAACAAGGGCTATTTTATCCGGGTCGTGAACCTTATCTATTCCATATTTTTCAAGCTGTCTTATTGCAAGTGGTGCTGTGATATCGTTGGCTATTGCAAGGTCAACTTTAACTGTAACCAGTTCCCCTGGTTCTACATAATCTCTTCCTGCATGTTCTGCGAGGATTTTTTCAGTTAGTGTCATTCCCATTTATGTTTCCTCCTGAGTTTCTTAAGTTGTTATAAAAATATGAATATATATTTTAAACCTTTTTATGATTATTTACATCTTCAGGGGGGTTAAATAAGTTTTTTAACAAAGTCTTTAGTGGTGACTTTTTTGATT carries:
- the mltG gene encoding endolytic transglycosylase MltG, which encodes MKKIVYFFVALFLIIFAVSGISYYVFLSKINSYNQLSKPVFVKIHKGESIKDIAEKLEKSGVIKNKDLFILYARYKNKPLKYGFYMFKGKLNIPQVWEILYSGKEKLIKFTIIPGEDLIDIGQKLEKAGFVQKENFYKYVFDPKNVKWYGLEGKSFEGYFPPDTYYFRKDFTLRNIIETFLRNFKKRYKPILKPVEDLTPYQVMIIASMVEKETAIPEEKPIIAGIIINRLKKGMKLQIDPTIIYALKLKNQWHGDLTRKNMKIDSPYNTYLYKGLPPTPICSFSLESLKAVINYEKTDYLYFFSSDGKRHSFSKTYREHLRKVRAAY
- the ruvX gene encoding Holliday junction resolvase RuvX yields the protein MNKRVLALDVGNKRIGVAYSDPFGISANPLPIIQNDEKVFEKIKELVKEYDIGTIVIGLPLTLKGEEGEQAQKTKEFAEKLKQEIPDIPIKFVDERFTTTLAERQLRETTKKSKRKQKLDSVSAVYILKTYLDSLNI
- a CDS encoding DUF2892 domain-containing protein, which codes for MIGLWDALIRVLIGAILVWLGIEKGGVWIIGEVVGLVLMFTAIIGFCPLYKLTGVSSRCDNCQEAAEA
- the leuC gene encoding 3-isopropylmalate dehydratase large subunit: MGMTLTEKILAEHAGRDYVEPGELVTVKVDLAIANDITAPLAIRQLEKYGIDKVHDPDKIALVMDHFFPPKDILSAQQIKISRDFAKKMGIKNYFEGQDSGVMHTILPEKGFIAPGDLVMGADSHTCTYGALGAFSTGVGSTDIAYIFATGETWLKVPETMKFTFYGKRQKWVGGKDFVLTVIGKIGVDGALYRAMEYHGEAIKDLPVEERLTITNMAIEAGGKNAIMEADEKVLEWLKDKTKKPLRMIKADPDAKYCCEYEFDASKIEPVVAAPNLPSNVKPVSEVAGKPINQVFIGSCTNGRITDLRIAAQILKGRKVHPDVRCIVIPASDRTYKQALHEGLLEILADAGCLISTSTCGPCLGGHMGILAEGEVCVSTSNRNFTGRMGHPNSEVYLAGPAVAAASAVLGRIAHPEEVVGTKAEVNV